In Archocentrus centrarchus isolate MPI-CPG fArcCen1 chromosome 21, fArcCen1, whole genome shotgun sequence, the following are encoded in one genomic region:
- the LOC115801180 gene encoding dual specificity protein phosphatase 19 produces MQSLTEEIQSFSRTRLRKQCTRVTSLSGRRIIETWKGSTITVVEDPVTPEKMLGYIPDTSWDLQVGIVKPFLLLGSQDAAHDFGTLRKHKVSHILNVAFGVENAFPDLFIYKTVSILDHPDTDLLPHLQECCDFIQQAHTEKGVVLVHCNAGVSRAPSVVIGYLMSCDGQSFDAALSLVKSARPASSPNPGFLEQLRNYKTPAMNGS; encoded by the exons ATGCAGTCCTTGACCGAGGAGATCCAGAGTTTCTCTCGGACGCGACTGAGGAAGCAGTGCACCCGTGTGACCTCACTGAGTGGCCGCCGCATCATCGAGACTTGGAAGGGTTCAACAATCACTGTGGTTGAAGATCCCGTCACCCCAGAGAAGATGCTGGGATATATCCCTGACACTTCCTGGGACCTGCAGGTCGGCATTGTGAAGCCCTTCCTGTTGCTGG gtTCTCAAGATGCTGCCCATGACTTCGGCACGCTGAGAAAACACAAG GTGTCTCACATCCTGAATGTGGCTTTCGGGGTGGAGAATGCGTTCCCGGACCTGTTCATCTATAAGACCGTCAGTATTCTGGATCATCCTGACACTGATCTCCTCCCTCACCTCCAGGAATGCTGCGACTTTATCCAGCAGGCTCACACTGAG AAAGGTGTGGTGCTGGTCCACTGCAACGCTGGGGTGTCACGTGCACCATCTGTCGTCATTGGCTACCTGATGTCATGCGATGGCCAGTCCTTCGACGCCGCCCTCTCATTGGTCAAATCAGCTAGGCCCGCCTCCTCACCCAACCCTGGCTTCCTGGAACAACTGAGGAACTACAAAACGCCAGCAATGAATGGGTCCTGA